A single genomic interval of Carassius carassius chromosome 24, fCarCar2.1, whole genome shotgun sequence harbors:
- the LOC132102968 gene encoding LOW QUALITY PROTEIN: interleukin-6 receptor subunit alpha-like (The sequence of the model RefSeq protein was modified relative to this genomic sequence to represent the inferred CDS: inserted 2 bases in 1 codon) produces MWSRSTLKFIFGVLAVIKVQSASEELCPRQEPPPGVLVLKLGSNVVLGCRGGVSVDGVPLASASVTNKKYRNKQTEDITVSWASQRGAANATQLISMNGNAKTETYKKFDSGMYSKAKWDTTVTVKPPGTVRKEQTTSRRVLRAVSQTTGNEEEVFDITMGNDFHHDYEDYDYEDERSRVTRGIKKRTRWTLNGRQLHSGVERGGILRQPHLSGADAGNYSCYRGERLISTFRISVGVPPESPTVYCYKKFHTSKVRCDWTSKTRVTPRPLCYLLLFRESFGKVTPVPCSFSRSRCWCAFHMEEGDRDLYGAKLCVSNTVGSATSPYISFKLHEIIKPDPPTCVVVRAVEGQKHMLKVSWSYPSSWKHDFYTLNFQLRYRPQLTEQFQSVLIDDRTSWTIYDALPHTQYEVQLRAKDEFDGVWSDWTDTVYAVSWAAPEMTTTSKSITLEHFEMFPEGSGGSGEDHIVGKSEQESMGSGPINGANDTDYATVWLCVXCVFGLCFIVVLTMLTVYLLRYRLHFMSRTGKQTLPFAFLLHYPQPFPTPALSEQLPEEEKSLMSPPKHSQQHFLPVQQEEQEGIRLINMDYDMSKQKKPHCSVYNETD; encoded by the exons ATGTGGAGTAGATCTACACTCAAGTTTATCTTCGGTGTATTAGCTGTGATTAAAGTTCAGTCAGCCTCAGAAGAGCTGTGTCCTCGACAAG AGCCCCCTCCTGGAGTTTTGGTCTTGAAGTTAGGAAGCAATGTTGTGCTTGGCTGCAGAGGCGGTGTCTCTGTGGACGGTGTGCCATTGGCTTCGGCCAGtgtcacaaataaaaaatacagaaacaagcaGACAGAAGACATCACTGTCAGCTGGGCATCCCAAAGAGGTGCAGCTAATGCTACACAGCTAATCAGTATGAATGGAAATGCTAAAACTGAGACATACAAAAAGTTTGATTCTGGTATGTATTCCAAAGCTAAATGGGACACAACAGTCACCGTTAAACCACCTGGAACTGTAAGAAAGGAACAAACCACTTCTAGACGTGTTTTGCGTGCTGTCAGTCAAACTACTGGAAATGAGGAAGAGGTCTTTGATATAACCATGGGGAATGATTTTCATCATGACTATGAGGACTATGATTATGAAGATGAACGGTCCAGGGTGACAAGAGGCATCAAAAAGCGAACACGCTGGACTCTCAATGGACGACAGTTGCATTCTGGAGTGGAAAGGGGAGGGATTTTAAGACAGCCACATCTCAGCGGGGCAGATGCTGGGAATTACAGCTGCTACAGAGGAGAGAGACTAATTTCCACATTCAGAATCAGCGTAGGGG TGCCCCCAGAGAGTCCCACTGTCTACTGTTACAAGAAGTTTCACACCAGTAAAGTCCGCTGTGATTGGACATCCAAAACTCGAGTAACCCCACGGCCACTGTGTTACCTACTTCTTtttagaga ATCGTTTGGTAAAGTTACTCCTGTACCTTGTTCATTCTCCCGCTCCCGCTGCTGGTGTGCTTTTCACATGGAGGAGGGTGACAGAGATCTCTATGGGGCTAAACTGTGTGTGTCTAACACAGTAGGCAGTGCCACAAGCCCTTACATCAGTTTCAAGCTTCATGAAATCA TTAAGCCTGACCCTCCAACCTGTGTGGTGGTGAGAGCGGTTGAGGGCCAGAAGCATATGCTTAAAGTATCCTGGTCTTATCCCAGTTCCTGGAAGCATGACTTCTATACCCTGAATTTCCAGCTGAGATACCGACCACAACTCACAGAGCAG TTCCAGTCAGTGCTGATAGATGACAGGACTTCCTGGACAATTTATGATGCTCTGCCACACACTCAGTATGAAGTGCAGCTCCGGGCCAAGGATGAGTTTGACGGTGTCTGGAGTGACTGGACTGACACTGTCTATGCAGTCAGTTGGGCAG CTCCTGAGATGACTACTACCTCTAAGAGCATTACTTTG GAACACTTTGAGATGTTTCCTGAAGGTTCAGGAGGATCTGGAGAAGACCATATTGTAGGTAAGTCTGAGCAAGAAAGCATGG GTTCGGGGCCAATAAATGGAGCTAATGATACTGACTATGCTACAGTGTggctgtgtgt gtgtgtttttGGGCTGTGTTTTATTGTAGTCCTCACCATGCTCACAGTCTATTTACTCAG GTATAGGCTGCATTTCATGTCTAGAACAGGAAAACAGACTTTGCCCTTTGCATTTCTCCTTCATTACCCTCAGCCTTTTCCCACTCCTGCTCTTTCTGAACAGCTTCCAGAGGAGGAAAAGTCTCTGATGTCTCCTCCAAAACACAGCCAGCAACATTTCCTTCCTGTTCAGCAAGAGGAGCAGGAGGGCATTCGTCTCATTAACATGGATTATGACATGAGTAAACAGAAGAAACCCCACTGTAGTGTATACAATGAGACTGACTAA